The genomic window AAAATCATGGGAGCCTACACCTGTGTTGGCGGACCGTCCGTATTTTACGGCGGTGTTTCCATGCGGCTTCGTGAAGCTGACTTTGAAATGACGCCCGAAATCGTGGGCAATTCGGACGCACACTGGCCATACAAATATGCTGATTTGGAAGCCTTCTATTGCCGGGCAGAACAAATTTTAGGTATCGCCGGCGAGCCTGGCGATCCCACCGAACCAAACCGCAGCAAACCATTCCCG from candidate division KSB1 bacterium includes these protein-coding regions:
- a CDS encoding GMC family oxidoreductase, with amino-acid sequence MSNHKQTEYDAIIIGSGFGGSMVAHVLVNAGKKVLMLERGDWVPRGEHNWADDASVELTPYYSKEIPYRVLAGGNSKIMGAYTCVGGPSVFYGGVSMRLREADFEMTPEIVGNSDAHWPYKYADLEAFYCRAEQILGIAGEPGDPTEPNRSKPFP